One Silene latifolia isolate original U9 population chromosome 4, ASM4854445v1, whole genome shotgun sequence DNA segment encodes these proteins:
- the LOC141651251 gene encoding uncharacterized protein LOC141651251, with amino-acid sequence MRRVKERLDGYFGIEVDSVGRSGGLAMLWRKEVDCVFGSASVHHMDFTIREEGREWRLTGFYGWPSVADRHLSWELLRLLKSQSQLPWVCIGDFNEILFSTEMKGGSRPQRQMNNFRAAMEDCGLRDAPWEGYNFSYDNGQVGEANRQSMIDRALISPSWLDLYPYAKLLYLNREWSDHAPINLVLNFREREEVKRSKFKFEQIWVGEEGCTEAIERGVERGRGSLPGLLEACAQELGAWKRINISKIGRSIGKKLKQLGSLNEMERTVENVNRRRKIVAELASLRKQEEQFWRQRSRALWLKDGDKNTKFFHTRAGERKRKNFIAKLVDDDGVTRVGNEGVANVANDYFQQLFTSSNPIVDHNILQGLHNRVTDVMNAELRREYSEDEVLEALNQMHPLKAPGPDGMNGLFIGPSLGARWEAK; translated from the coding sequence ATGAGGAGGGTGAAGGAGAGGCTGGATGGGTATTTTGGTATAGAGGTGGATAGTGTGGGGAGATCAGGGGGTCTTGCTATGCTTTGGAGAAAGGAGGTTGATTGTGTTTTTGGGTCTGCGTCGGTACATCACATGGACTTTACTATCCGGGAAGAGGGTCGGGAATGGCGTCTTACTGGCTTCTATGGTTGGCCATCGGTGGCTGACCGACATCTCTCCTGGGAACTTCTTCGGTTGCTGAAGAGCCAATCACAGCTTCCCTGGGTCtgtattggtgattttaatgaaatTTTATTCTCTACTGAGATGAAGGGAGGCAGCCGCCCTCAAAGGCAGATGAATAATTTCCGTGCGGCAATGGAGGACTGTGGGTTACGTGATGCCCCGTGGGAGGGGTATAACTTTTCGTACGATAATGGTCAGGTTGGCGAGGCAAATAGACAGAGTATGATCGATAGAGCTTTAATTTCGCCGTCATGGCTAGACTTGTACCCTTATGCGAAGCTTCTTTACCTCAATAGGGAATGGTCGGACCATGCTCCTATTAACCTTGTTCTAAACTTTCGGGAGAGGGAAGAGGTGAAGCGCTCAAAATTCAAATTCGAGCAAATTTGGGTAGGAGAGGAGGGATGCACTGAGGCGATTGAGAGGGGTGTTGAGAGGGGCCGAGGTAGTCTACCTGGGCTGCTGGAGGCGTGTGCACAAGAGCTGGGGGCATGGAAGAGGATTAACATCTCGAAGATTGGCAGGAGTATTGGGAAAAAGCTTAAGCAGCTTGGCTCCTTAAATGAGATGGAGAGGACTGTGGAGAATGTGAACAGGAGACGGAAAATTGTGGCTGAATTGGCAAGCTTGCGAAAACAGGAGGAACAATTTTGGCGTCAACGATCTAGAGCGCTTTGGCTTAAGGATGGGGACAAAAATACAAAATTCTTTCACACTCGAGCTGGAGAAAGGAAGCGGAAAAATTTCATAGCTAAGCTTGTTGACGATGACGGGGTGACACGCGTGGGAAATGAAGGCGTGGCAAATGTGGCGAATGACTATTTCCAGCAGCTGTTTACGTCGTCGAATCCTATTGTTGATCATAATATTTTGCAGGGTCTTCATAATCGGGTTACTGATGTGATGAATGCCGAACTTCGGCGTGAATATAGCGAAGACGAGGTCTTAGAAGCCTTAAACCAAATGCATCCTTTGAAGGCCCCGGGACCTGACGGAATGAATGGGCTTTTTATCGGACCCTCTTTGGGAGCAAGGTGGGAGGCGAAGTGA
- the LOC141653290 gene encoding uncharacterized protein LOC141653290 produces MAEVSFLHLPEFDHDLFLEEISTVDSFSFWPHDRMMGPTCDFDLADDMGNENDVVSLSERENQVNFVMNMLHQRVDESNLINAVETEANESNIGVIDEGIDLGPHDLELELGLGLGSEFGNNYDDHNTNNRDSRVHDDDDHFCGFAITDCGDDFYIARRENGSRDFDGSSSRVSGLRAVWGDSDSDGEVDRIDNILSGIHVHSDFEEDFRVENVNDDDDDDLSVPVCWDLEEEENHGDVLVNHDFDWEEVGNGVDEREVLSLGADHEDEDGGISVLNFSGPEEDGDRGRRMSNLEWEVLLNVNSNLDRNIEIEDEAEPYFGDHDDFIDTAEYEMMFGQFMDGESAILGRPPASKAVVENLPSVVISKEDVTDEKSLCAVCKEMIEVGEEGKQLPCSHLYHGDCIIPWLQIRNTCPVCRFELPTDDPDYEQRRTRRSAHFI; encoded by the coding sequence ATGGCGGAAGTCTCCTTCCTCCATCTCCCTGAATTCGACCACGATCTCTTCCTCGAAGAAATCTCAACCGTTGATTCCTTCTCCTTTTGGCCCCACGATCGCATGATGGGACCCACTTGCGATTTCGATCTTGCGGATGATATGGGCAACGAAAACGATGTCGTATCGCTGTCTGAGCGAGAAAATCAGGTGAATTTTGTTATGAATATGCTTCATCAACGTGTTGACGAATCTAATTTGATAAACGCTGTTGAAACCGAGGCCAATGAATCTAATATTGGGGTAATTGATGAGGGTATTGATTTGGGTCCTCATGATTTGGAATTagaattagggttagggttagggtcaGAATTTGGGAATAATTATGATGATCATAATACTAATAATAGGGATAGTAGGgttcatgatgatgatgatcattTTTGTGGGTTTGCGATAACTGATTGTGGGGATGATTTTTATATTGCTAGAAGAGAGAATGGAAGTAGGGATTTTGATGGAAGTTCATCTAGGGTTAGTGGGTTAAGAGCTGTTTGGGGTGACTCCGATTCCGATGGCGAAGTTGATAGAATTGATAACATTTTATCTGGGATTCATGTGCATTCCGATTTCGAGgaggattttagggttgagaatgttaatgatgatgatgatgatgatttgaGTGTCCCAGTTTGTTGGGATTTGGAGGAGGAGGAGAATCATGGTGATGTTCTTGTGAATCATGATTTCGACTGGGAGGAGGTGGGTAATGGGGTTGATGAGAGGGAAGTTTTAAGCTTGGGAGCGGATCATGAGGACGAGGATGGGGGAATTTCGGTTTTGAACTTCTCAGGTCCGGAGGAGGATGGGGATAGAGGGAGGAGGATGTCGAATTTGGAGTGGGAGGTTTTGTTGAATGTGAATAGTAATTTGGATAGGAATATCGAGATTGAGGATGAGGCTGAACCGTACTTTGGTGATCATGACGACTTTATTGATACAGCTGAGTATGAGATGATGTTTGGCCAGTTTATGGATGGTGAGAGTGCTATCTTGGGGCGACCTCCGGCTTCTAAAGCCGTGGTTGAGAATCTCCCCTCTGTGGTGATTAGTAAAGAGGACGTGACTGATGAGAAATCGCTGTGTGCTGTTTGTAAGGAGATGATTGAGGTTGGAGAGGAGGGAAAGCAGTTGCCTTGTTCCCATCTATACCATGGTGATTGTATCATCCCTTGGCTCCAGATTAGGAACACTTGCCCGGTTTGTCGTTTTGAGTTGCCTACTGATGACCCTGATTATGAACAGAGAAGGACTAGGAGATCAGCCCATTTTATCTAG
- the LOC141653289 gene encoding serine protease SPPA, chloroplastic, whose product MARLLYTTTPHLYTLHRRTFHLLSTVTTTAAASVTLFHPFFNSPPSPPLTFSLYSPISRRRRFSASAFDTADDTTKLTDASDGSVAVSNTKVEEEYPSGEFVFEEYSIWKKFVVKLRMLIAFPWQRVKKGSVLSMKLRGQISDQLKSRFGQGLSLPQICENLIKAAYDPRISGVYLHIDTLSCGWGKIEELRRHILAFRKSGKFIVGYVPTCGEKEYYLACACEELYAPPGAYFQLYGFAVQGSFLGGVFEKVGIEPQVERIGKYKSAGDQLTRKSISEENREMLTRLLDNIYGNWLENISAVKGKSKDDVEKFVSEGVYQIQRLKEEGWITNINYDDEVISMLKERLGVQIEKKLPTVDYKRYSAVKKWTLGLSGGKDRIAVIRASGSISRVRGPLSTSSSGIVAEQLIEKIRSVRESKRYKAAIIRIDSPGGDALASDLMWREIRLLAAKIPVIASMSDVAASGGYYMAMAAGAIVAENLTLTGSIGVVTGKFSLGKLYEKIGFNKEIISRGKYAELTAADQRPFRPDEAELFAKSAQHAYTQFRDKAASSRSMPVDKMEEYAQGRVWTGTDAASRGLVDAIGGMDRAVAIAKQKANIPQEKQVTLVELAKPSPTLPEILSGIGSTLVGVDTTLKNLLQDMALSDGVQARMDGIIFEKMEEASYGNPLISILKDYLGSL is encoded by the exons ATGGCGAGACTACTGTACACCACAACGCCACACCTCTATACACTCCACCGCCGTACCTTCCACCTCCTCTCCACCGttaccaccaccgccgccgctTCCGTCACTCTATTTCATCCTTTCTTCAATTCTCCACCGTCTCCGCCTCTAACTTTCTCTCTCTATTCCCCAATTTCTCGTCGCCGCCGCTTCTCCGCATCTGCTTTCGATACTGCCGACGACACTACAAAACTTACCGACGCTTCCGACGGCAGCGTCGCTGTTTCCAATACGAAGGTCGAAGAAGAGTATCCTTCCGGCGAGTTCGTGTTCGAGGAATACTCTATTTGGAAGAAATTCGTTGTTAAATTGCGGATGTTGATTGCTTTTCCTTGGCAACGTGTTAAGAAAGGCAGTGTTTTGAGCATGAAATTGCGCGGACAG ATAAGTGATCAGTTGAAAAGCCGGTTCGGACAAGGGTTATCACTGCCACAGATATGTGAGAATTTGATAAAGGCGGCTTATGATCCTAGGATCTCAGGGGTTTATCTTCACATAGATACTTTGAGTTGTGGATGGGGCAAAATTGAGGAACTTCGGAGGCATATTTTGGCTTTCCGTAAATCAG GTAAATTTATTGTTGGTTATGTTCCAACATGTGGAGAGAAGGAGTATTACCTGGCTTGTGCGTGTGAAGAGTTGTATGCACCTCCTGGTGCTTATTTTCAGCTGTATGGTTTCGCTGTTCAAGGATCATTTCTTGGAG GTGTGTTTGAGAAAGTTGGGATTGAGCCACAGGTTGAGAGGATTGGAAAGTATAAAAGCGCTGGGGATCAACTTACTCGTAAATCTATCTCTGAAGAAAACCGAGAGATGTTGACTAGACTGCTGGACAACATCTATGGAAATTGGCTTGAGAATATATCGGCCGTTAAAG GCAAAAGCAAAGATGATGTTGAGAAGTTCGTCAGTGAAGGAGTGTACCAAATTCAGAGGCTTAAGGAGGAGGGATGGATAACTAATATCAATTATGATGACGAG GTAATTTCAATGCTAAAGGAGAGACTTGGAGTCCAGATTGAAAAGAAACTTCCTACAGTTGATTACAA GCGATACTCTGCGGTAAAGAAATGGACCCTTGGTTTATCTGGCGGCAAAGATCGTATAGCTGTCATCAGAGCTTCTGGAAGCATTAGTCGTGTTCGTGGTCCTTTAAGTACATCGTCGTCAGGAATAGTTGCAGAGCAGTTAATTGAGAAAATTCGAAGTGTTAGAG AATCAAAGCGATACAAAGCTGCAATCATCCGAATTGACAGCCCCGGAGGTGATGCTCTTGCTTCAGACTT GATGTGGAGGGAAATCCGACTTCTTGCAGCCAAAATCCCTGTTATTGCATCAATGTCTGATGTTGCAGCTAGCGGAGGATACTACATGGCAATGGCAGCAGGTGCTATAGTAGCAGAGAATCTTACATTAACTGGTTCAATTGGAGTTGTCACAG GGAAGTTTAGTTTGGGTAAGCTGTATGAAAAGATTGGTTTCAATAAGGAAATCATATCTAGAGGGAAGTACGCTGAACTCACTGCAGCTGACCAGCGCCCATTCAG ACCCGATGAAGCAGAGCTTTTTGCCAAATCTGCACAACATGCTTATACTCAATTTCGAGATAAAGCAGCTTCCTCAAGATCAATGCCA GTAGATAAGATGGAGGAGTATGCACAAGGAAGAGTCTGGACTGGTACCGATGCAGCTTCTCGGGGACTTGTGGATGCCATTGGTGGAATGGACCGTGCTGTTGCCATAGCCAAGCAAAAGGCTAATATACCCCAAGAAAAACAA GTGACTCTTGTTGAACTTGCAAAACCGTCCCCAACATTGCCTGAGATCCTAAGTGGCATCGGGAGTACTCTAGTAGGGGTCGATACAACTCTAAAAAATCTACTCCAGGACATGGCGTTATCGGATGGTGTCCAGGCGAGGATGGATGGGATAATATTTGAGAAAATGGAGGAAGCTTCTTATGGAAATCCTCTGATTAGTATACTCAAGGATTATCTGGGTTCTCTATGA